A DNA window from Molothrus ater isolate BHLD 08-10-18 breed brown headed cowbird chromosome 2, BPBGC_Mater_1.1, whole genome shotgun sequence contains the following coding sequences:
- the CLN5 gene encoding ceroid-lipofuscinosis neuronal protein 5 codes for MILHPAGFPREEEEKHPARSGPARSPASAGTAGLPGPVGGRGGGPFPPGLLRPRRFPGGSGPGSAMGAARCSRLLPPLWLLLLLLALWGPRVSGEPRSARRRWPVPYRRFDFRPKTDPYCQARYTFCPTGSAIPLMKEEDVIEVYRLQAPVWEFKYGDLLGHLKIMHDAVGFKSSLTGKNYTMEWYELFQLGNCTFPHLRPGMDAPFWCNQGAACFYEGIDDAHWKANGTLVLVTTISGTMFNEMAQWVKYDNETGIYYETWTVQASPDKNSTVWFDSYECSKFILRTYQKLADLGAVFRKVQTNYTSIILFSGEPIYLGNETSIFGPQGNKTLAAAIRDFYNPFKPHQSVREFFVDLFKIIDRVILNHQFYLFYNLEYWFLPMKSPYLKIIYEEVPLPVGSKASSGI; via the exons ATGATTCTGCACCCTGCTGGCTTCCCtcgggaggaggaggaaaagcaccCCGCTCGGTCAGGCCCTGCCCGCAGCCCGGCCTCGGCGGGCACCGCCGGCCTCCCCGGCCCCGTgggcgggcgcgggggcggCCCCTTCCCGCCCGGCCtcctccggccccgccgcttCCCTGGCGGCTCTGGGCCCGGCTCTGCGATGGGCGCCGCTCGCTGCTCCcggctgctgccgccgctgtggctgctgctgctgctcctggcgCTGTGGGGGCCGCGTGTGTCGGGGGAGCCCCGCTCGGCGCGGCGGCGCTGGCCGGTGCCCTACAG GCGCTTTGATTTCCGTCCCAAAACCGATCCTTACTGCCAAGCTCGCTACACCTTCTGTCCCACTGGCTCTGCCATCCCGCTTATGAAAGAAGAGGATGTCATTGAAGTGTATCGACTACAGGCTCCAGTATGGGAATTCAAGTACGGAGACCTGCTAGGACATTTG aaaattatgCATGATGCTGTGGGTTTCAAGAGCTCTCTAACAGGCAAAAACTACACAATGGAGTGGTATGAGCTCTTCCAACTTGGGAACTGCACATTTCCACACCTGCGGCCTGGCATGGATGCACCATTCTGGTGTAACCAGGGAGCTGCCTGCTTTTATGAAGGAATAGATGATGCACACTGGAAGGCAAATGGAACTTTAGTTCTTGTGACCACAATATCAG GAACCATGTTTAATGAAATGGCACAATGGGTAAAATACGACAATGAGACTGGCATTTACTACGAGACCTGGACAGTTCAAGCAAGTCCTGACAAAAACTCAACAGTGTGGTTTGACTCTTATGAGTGCTCCAAGTTTATACTGAGAACCTACCAGAAGCTAGCTGACTTAGGAGCTGTATTTAGGAAGGTACAAACAAACTACACAAGCATAATTTTATTCAGTGGAGAACCTATTTATTTGGGGAATGAAACATCTATTTTTGGACCACAAGGCAACAAGACACTGGCAGCAGCTATAAGAGACTTTTACAATCCATTTAAACCTCATCAGAGTGTCAGAGAGTTTTTTGTGgatcttttcaaaataattgaTCGTGTTATCTTGAATCATCAGTTTTACCTCTTCTACAACTTGGAATACTGGTTTTTACCTATGAAGTCTCCTTAtctcaaaataatttatgaagAGGTCCCTTTGCCTGTTGGAAGCAAAGCATCCTCTGGTATATGA